From a region of the Zonotrichia leucophrys gambelii isolate GWCS_2022_RI unplaced genomic scaffold, RI_Zleu_2.0 Scaffold_133_125366, whole genome shotgun sequence genome:
- the LOC135460945 gene encoding olfactory receptor 14J1-like translates to MSNSSSIRHFLLLALADTRQLQLLHFCLLLGISLAALLGNGLIISAVACGHHLHTPMFFFLLNLALSDLGSICTTVPKAMHNSLWDTRNISYTGCAAQLFFFLFFIAAAFYLLTIMCYDRYVSICKPLHYGTLLGSRACAHMAAAAWASAFLNALLQTANTFSLPLCYGNALGQFFCEIPQILKLSCTHSNLRELGLLAVSACLAFGCFVFMIFSYVQIFRAVLRIPSEQGRHKAFSTCLPHLAMVSLFISTSFFTYLKPPSISTPSLDLALSVLYSVVPPALNPLIYSLRNQELKAAVKRLMTGWFQDH, encoded by the coding sequence atgtccaacagcagctccatcaggcacttcctcctgctggcattggcagacacgcggcagctgcagctcctgcacttctgcctcttgctgggcatctccctggctgccctcctgggcaacggcctcatcatcagcgccgtagcctgcggccaccacctgcacacgcccatgttcttcttcctgctcaacctggccctcagcgacctgggctccatctgcaccactgtccccaaagccatgcacaattccctctgggacaccaggaacatctcctacacaggatgtgctgctcagctcttcttctttctgttcttcattgCAGCTGCGTTCTATCTTCTaaccatcatgtgctacgaccgctacgtgtccatctgcaaacccctgcactacgggaccctcctgggcagcagagcttgtgcccacatggcagcagctgcctgggccagtgcctttctcaatgctctccTTCAAacggccaatacattttccctgcccctgtgctatggcaatgccctgggccagttcttctgtgaaatcccccagatcctcaagctctcctgcacACACTCAAACCTCAGGGAATTGGGGCTTCTTGCTGTTAGTGCCTGTTTAgcatttggttgttttgtgttcatgattttctcctatgtgcagatcttcagggctgtgctgaggattccctctgagcagggacggcacaaagccttttccacctgcctccctcacctaGCAATGGTCTCCCTGTTCATTAGCACCTCATTTTTTacctacctgaagcccccctccatctccaccccatccctggatctggccctgtcagttctgtactcagtggtgcctccagccttgaaccccctcatctacagcctgaggaaccaggagctcaaggctgcagtgaagagactgatgactggatggtttCAGGACCATTAA